DNA from Palaemon carinicauda isolate YSFRI2023 chromosome 26, ASM3689809v2, whole genome shotgun sequence:
AACCTCCACCGCCTTCGTCCCCGTCGTCGAAATCGACCTCATCACCGTCATCCTCACCCAGTCGACACATCAGTCAGTGCCGATGTTTTGCTGTCGTTCTTCTCGTCTTCGACAGATAATCCAGGACCTGTTTCAACCACTGTCGTAAAGGAGAAGAACAGATGGGGAGAGTATGAGGATGCTGTGGTTGTGTGATGTTGGATATTCTGGGGACTTTATTGGGCCTTGTCGGAACGAATTAAGGAACTTGCAAGTATGAATTCCATCCCAAGAAGTGTCTGTGAATGAAAAGTGTTGAAGGTGTTTATGTGGTGATTTTAAATAATAAGAGATTACCTTTCTGAAAGTTCTCTAAAGTCAATAATCCAGCAAGTAAGTTTTATCCAAACTCAGCTAAAAAAAGAGTCAGGAAAATAAATTTGGAACCAAACCATGCTAGAATGCGTCTGAAGTTCCAGTAAAACGAGAACTGAAAATGTCAGATATTAGGTGAATTGATAGAACTGCCCTAATTGTGGAAAAACAATTTTGTCGTCCGGTAAGTAATTGTGGAAGAAAGATATACCAAATTATTCTATAGAAGTGATTGAAAAAGAATTGTGTAACAGCCTCCTCTTTAGAAGTAGgtttagaagaaaaaatataacaaaatacgaGTAGGAAACAGTTGTGAAGGCAGTGCGCAGCATAATACACTTCAGAACTGTATCTGCAACGAGTATTGTTTGTGACAGAAAAATTGTAACTGCCTACAGTTGAGGAATATTTAGGAGAGAGAAATATAGTATTGAAAATTATGCGTTTGCAGGATGGTTAAACTAACGTTGATAACGCAAATTTTTGACGTATTGTTGAAGAAGCGTTTTCCCTATAATTCCTTAGAATTGTTTTTTAATGGAAGCTCGTAATCCAGTTTACATTAGAACTGtttgtaaaataatatatttggATCATATGTTCTGGAAGTGTTTGCAAGGGAATAGTTTTACCTCATATGTATTCGAAGAGCTTGCTAAGTGTTTGCTAAATAGAACAAAGTTTTACTATCTCTTTCTCTAGTATtatatagtacaaaattaaaattctgaaGAGATTCGGATCGATAAAATTATGGACAATTTTTAATTAGTGTGAATATGGACAAATGTCAGTTTCAATGCTCGTCTTTATTGATGATCAACAAATTAGAAATATAAATCTAAACTTAATTCTCAAAATACAATGAAAAAGCCAGTATTAGGCAAATCTATCATATTAAGAAAGTGTTTGGAAAGTAATTGCCCagactccccccccaaaaaaaaaaccaaaaaaaaatcatgGTGCTTTGGAtcttctcttgaagaaaaattttcAATAGCTGAAGTAGCTGTCTACCTGTAAAAAAATCATAACACTCATAATAACAATTTCTGtttagataaaaaattaaaaagttaattatggttaaaataagaaatatacatgATGTGACGaaccaaaacatatatttttaaagAAGTACCAGGTTGCGTCCCatagatgaaataaaagaaaagttttctAAAGTAGAAATTATAATctgtaataattattaattaattataaaaacagTATTAATGTCATATGTAGGGAAAAATCATCGGTACCCACcagaaatttttcattttgttaaaaaactataaatatattttcaaaatagaaGAGTGACAATGAATATCAAGATCAAACACATTAAAGAGCCatacatgtgatatatatgtatgtatatatatatatatatatatatatatatatatatagtaaatatatatatatatatatatatatatatatatatatatatatatatatatatatatatatatatatatatactgtatatatatatgtatataggtaaatatatatatatatatatatatatatatatatatatatatatatatatatatatatatatatatatatatatatatatatactgtatatatatatatgtatataggtaaatatatagatatatatagatatataaatatatatatatatatatatatatatatatatatttatatgtataaatatatatatatatatatatatatatatatatatgtatatatatacatatataaatatatatgtatatatatatatatataaatataaatatatatatatatatatatatatatatatatatatatatatatatatatatatatacatatatgtatatatatatatatatatatatatatatatatatatatatatatatatatatatatataaatataaatatatatatatatgtatatatatatatatatatatatatatatatatatatgtacatatatatatatatatatatatatatatatatatatatatatatacatatatatatacatatatgtatatatatatatatatatatatatatatatatatatataaatatatatatatatatatatatatatatatatatatatatatatatatatatatacatatatatatatatatatacacacacacacacacacacacacacgcatatatatatatatatatatatatatatatatatatatatatatatatatatactgtatatatacatacatacacatatatatatatatatatatatatatatatatatatatatttatatatatatatatatatatatataaaatatatatatatatatatatatatatatatataatatatatatatatatatatatatatatatatatatatatatatatatatatatatacatatatatatatatatatatatatatatatatatatatatatatatatatatacacacacatatatatgtaataattaaaatagttaatattacatgtttaaaacacatgacgtaatatgtcatgttggatgaaggtgctagccgtgggacttgctgtagtcattcaaatcataaacaggacgtacaatgcagcctcgacaatgtgacatttttcttaactgtcaacaacatgcctcagcgtgtgaaagtttgtgacgtcaccggatgcaggtgtcttccgaggttgtgacgaaacttatataaactaagcatacgatatctgtgatatcgataagttagtcagttcatatctatacttcaccagaaatGGTCATCTGACctacccagcttcctccagtgatggatatgtttaactctgttgtttttaaagaataaatactttttaaagttaatacgatgtattctgttatccagttatacacatctgaaacaacacatactcaatgtgtgcttataaaagtagcacaccaatatatatatatatatatatatatatatatatatatatatatatatatatatatatatatatatatgtgtgtgtgtgtgtgtgtatatatgtacatagacacacacacacacacacacacacacacatatatatatatatatatatatatatatatatatatatatatatatatgtatctctctctctctctctctctctctctctctctctctctctctctctctctctctctctctctctctctctctctatatatatatatatatatatatatatatatataccctgaccAAATACACTTATGTAAGCAAGCATTCATAGCAAGTTATAGGCAAAAGAACGACAAAGTCACATTCGTAACttcattttgaaatttatatataaaaaactagaatGCGTGGATATGATTAACTGAAGGGGAAAATTTAAACACTAATGATCATAATAAGTTTTTGGTGTAGACAAGAACTGACATGGAAATGTCTATCTCTGTTGAATTAATAGTAGATCTATATTATGGAAAAcgaggattttttgttttttcaaagatTCAGAGTTATTTCCTTGGATGAAAAGAGTAACTGATGTTCCCaataaattttatcatataatCTTTATActgattaattcaaataaaaaaagatttcGCTAATTATAATATTTGTTTCGTGTTTCTTGAGTAATTGAACGATTGATATTAACATGGTTTATACATTAGTCTTCCATGGCCAAAAGACATCTTGAGTGTCTTGTCTGTGCTTTAAAAGGTAAGATTTTCAATTGTTGTGTTAAAT
Protein-coding regions in this window:
- the LOC137620101 gene encoding uncharacterized protein, which encodes MKHIISNMKAASYHPTLPPEIATDAAIYVAVIVIFYAAIIILLVGTNLHRLRPRRRNRPHHRHPHPVDTSVSADVLLSFFSSSTDNPGPVSTTVVKEKNRWGEYEDAVVV